A single Phoenix dactylifera cultivar Barhee BC4 chromosome 1, palm_55x_up_171113_PBpolish2nd_filt_p, whole genome shotgun sequence DNA region contains:
- the LOC103705385 gene encoding squamosa promoter-binding-like protein 17, producing the protein MEMGSSSLAVSGTCGSDDSLHGLQFGKKIYFEDGVGGGSSSKASPTPAAASAPPKKGKGVVQGRQQPPRCQVEGCKVDLTGAKAYYRRHKVCGMHSKFPKVIVAGLEQRFCQQCSRFHQLPEFDQGKRSCRRRLAGHNERRRKPPPAPPSSRIGRLSSSFHEDNSSFRGFGMDFTHPRLPETPREVWSMVRAGDGVSSHQWQGSLGAPPPSEVAPHVARQYMHDSIGQALLSSPEIPASRCLSGASDSTCALSLLSNLPWGGTATRNDRAPTITASSSFSGAPRAQPVLSNNYVASSSGFRSHEGGSSSLGVQHELGLGEVTQLGNSQLSGELELALQGSRQCMDHSDDVVHWSL; encoded by the exons ATGGAGATGGGCTCAAGTTCTCTTGCTGTCTCTGGGACCTGTGGCTCTGATGACTCCCTCCACGGGCTGCAGTTCGGGAAGAAGATCTACTTTGAGGATGGGGTTGGTGGTGGGAGCTCCTCCAAGGCCTCACCAACCCCTGCGGCAGCCTCGGCGCCGCCGAAGAAAGGGAAGGGGGTGGTGCAAGGGAGGCAGCAGCCACCCAGGTGCCAGGTGGAGGGGTGCAAGGTGGATCTCACTGGTGCCAAGGCCTACTACAGGAGGCATAAGGTGTGTGGGATGCACTCCAAGTTCCCCAAGGTCATTGTCGCAGGCTTGGAGCAGAGGTTCTGTCAGCAGTGCAGCAG GTTTCACCAATTACCTGAATTTGACCAAGGGAAACGCAGCTGCCGCAGACGTCTGGCAGGCCACAATGAGCGCAGAAGGAAGCCACCGCCTGCGCCCCCATCATCACGCATCGGACGTCTGTCATCATCTTTTCATG AGGATAACAGCAGTTTCAGAGGCTTTGGTATGGATTTCACTCACCCAAGGCTACCAGAAACCCCACGAGAAGTATGGTCAATGGTTCGGGCTGGTGATGGGGTGTCTAGTCATCAATGGCAGGGCAGTTTAGGAGCTCCCCCACCCAGTGAGGTGGCACCGCATGTGGCCCGCCAATACATGCATGACTCCATTGGTCAGGCTCTGCTCTCCTCTCCAGAAATTCCAGCAAGCAGATGTCTCTCAGGAGCGTCAGACTCCACCTGTGCTCTCTCTCTTCTGTCAAATCTGCCATGGGGCGGCACTGCTACTAGGAACGATCGAGCTCCAACCATCACAGCAAGCAGCAGCTTCAGTGGAGCACCAAGGGCTCAGCCAGTTCTCTCGAACAATTATGTAGCAAGTTCATCGGGATTTAGAAGTCATGAAGGTGGCAGCAGCTCACTGGGAGTCCAACATGAGTTGGGATTGGGCGAAGTCACCCAACTGGGTAACAGTCAGCTCTCGGGTGAGCTTGAGCTGGCCCTGCAGGGAAGCAGGCAATGCATGGACCATTCTGATGATGTGGTTCATTGGTCCCTCTAG
- the LOC120104259 gene encoding uncharacterized protein LOC120104259: MGLFSNSVHFTQACIPYHSHGKETSKPFSMFSWLLLETSMAKASLKSTHAYKSRNTLKRAQIVILICAGCAEDCQHSLVPCALAGPFKAKLALTAFKPISLPLNLEGQVVVLSNGFFGCQTYGFQVSGMALFLVCCQLSFLSIIWISMLYCRFLGFLSFSAGIEGLVSHSPTVYDFIIHQGFHVSILCGCLCSCMKAPPFRKSIVGISITQILGFHSYILTSEGSWFLLLYAWFQWSFKVSWMQFLATFRPNACLFYLQLITALFSCFHVLLLNLSGFFFGCFFFP; the protein is encoded by the exons ATGGGCTTGTTCTCGAACTCAGTCCATTTCACTCAAGCATGTATCCCATATCATTCACATGGTAAAGAGACTTCTAAACCTTTTTCTATGTTTTCATGGCTTTTGTTGGAAACTTCAATGGCAAAGGCTTCCTTGAAAAGCACTCATGCTTATAAGTCGAGGAATACTCTCAAGAGAGCCCAGATTGTGATCTTAATTTGTGCCGGCTGCGCTGAAGATTGCCAACACTCTCTTGTACCATGCGCTTTAGCTGGACCCTTTAAGGCCAAGCTTGCACTCACTGCCTTCAAACCAATTTCCTTGCCG CTGAATCTCGAAGGACAGGTTGTGGTGCTCTCTAATGGTTTTTTCGGCTGCCAGACTTATGGTTTCCAAGTTTCTGGAATGGCCTTGTTTTTAGTCTGCTGTCAATTAAGCTTCTTATCTATTATCTGGATTTCCATGTTATATTGCAGATTCTTgggcttcctttctttttctgcgGGGATTGAGGGCCTGGTTTCCCATTCTCCTACAGTTTATGATTTTATCATTCATCAGGGTTTTCATGTTTCTATATTATGTGGCTGTCTCTGTAGCTGTATGAAGGCACCTCCGTTCAGGAAATCTATTGTGGGCATTTCAATTACTCAAATTCTGGGGTTTCATAGCTACATACTCACAAGTGAGGGTTCTTGGTTTCTTCTACTTTATGCTTGGTTCCAATGGTCTTTTAAGGTGTCGTGGATGCAATTCTTGGCCACCTTTCGGCCTAATGCCTGCCTGTTCTATCTGCAGCTAATTACAGCTTTGTTTTCTTGTTTTCATGTACTATTGCTTAACCTCTCAGGTTTCTTTTTTggatgtttttttttcccttaa